In Debaryomyces hansenii CBS767 chromosome A complete sequence, a genomic segment contains:
- a CDS encoding DEHA2D02662p (similar to CA1813|IPF2329 Candida albicans), whose amino-acid sequence MGYPKTLKAVSRKVTNNIVIASCGFTRANTLNFGARMALFNYDNNIVVWSAIPYGDEVVKALELLTGDNGGVFNITHLVIPDKEHTMAARSFKSNYPNMKIIAMETVDLGKDCPIDYTITSKIANQLIDKRALSEDIGIQDSVILNNFEFVYLPTHANKELVMFDKNSNILFEADLLFNLGVPGTTSGKVTLEQFSTSTGYPKNFKPHSGRSFLTRYLQPNSKVGNWLARSVTKTSNPDSQKGLRAIYNSWDFEKIVMCHGNIIEKDAKGAFKSVFSSALE is encoded by the coding sequence ATGGGATACCCAAAGACATTGAAAGCAGTTTCTAGGAAAGTGACTAATAATATTGTAATTGCATCATGTGGCTTTACTAGAGCTAATACGCTTAATTTTGGAGCTAGAATGGCTTTGTTTaattatgataataatattgtGGTTTGGTCAGCAATTCCTTATGGAGATGAGGTCGTTAAGGCGTTAGAACTATTAACAGGAGATAATGGTGGTGTATTCAATATAACACACTTGGTTATCCCGGATAAAGAACATACCATGGCTGCGAGATCATTCAAATCGAATTATCCTAACATGAAAATTATCGCAATGGAGACAGTGGATTTGGGCAAAGATTGTCCAATTGACTACACAATTACGTCGAAGATAGCTAATCAACTAATTGATAAACGTGCGTTATCTGAAGATATAGGAATCCAAGACTCTGTCattttaaacaattttgaatttgtatATCTCCCAACACATGCAAATAAGGAGCTAGTCATGTTTGATAAGAATTCTAACATTCTATTCGAAGCTGATTTGCTATTCAATTTGGGGGTTCCAGGAACAACCTCAGGGAAGGTCACATTGGAACAATTTTCCACCTCCACTGGTTATCCGAAGAATTTCAAGCCTCATCTGGGTCGTTCATTTTTAACTAGATACCTTCAGCCCAACAGTAAGGTAGGAAATTGGTTAGCTAGATCAGTTACCAAGACTAGTAACCCTGATTCGCAAAAAGGATTGAGAGCTATCTACAATTCATGGGACTTCGAGAAGATTGTAATGTGCCATGGTAACATTATTGAGAAAGATGCTAAAGGTGCATTCAAGAGCGTATTCAGCAGTGCATTGGAATGA
- a CDS encoding DEHA2D02684p (similar to CA1813|IPF2329 Candida albicans) has translation MGYPQPLQTVSRQLNENTVITSCGFSCVSIFNFGARMTLIKYEDEIIVWSPIPYGDEVIKALRLLTGNSSGVFDIAYLIIPNNEHNLAAKSFKASHPNMKIIASEAVDLGVECPIDYRFTKAIGNTLIDQSVLSETMGISSPAILNNLEFVYLSNSINKEVVMFDKNSKVMFEADILVNLGVPGSTSGEGKLEQYSTLTGYPENFLPHFGLSFFTRYLQPYSKVGNWLVSRVANSANPNTQNGLKVIYDWDFEQIVMCHGNIIDRNAKSAFKNVYQSVLE, from the coding sequence ATGGGGTATCCTCAACCTTTGCAGACGGTTTCACGtcaattgaatgaaaatacaGTCATCACATCATGCGGGTTTTCATGTGTTAGTATATTCAACTTTGGTGCTAGAATGACGTTAATTAAgtatgaagatgaaattatcGTATGGTCACCCATCCCTTATGGAGACGAAGTCATAAAGGCATTACGCTTGTTGACAGGTAATAGCAGCGGTGTTTTTGACATTGCATATCTCATTATTCCAAACAATGAACATAACTTGGCTGCTAAATCGTTTAAGGCTAGCCATCCTAACatgaaaattattgcaCTGGAGGCAGTTGATTTAGGGGTGGAGTGTCCTATTGACTACCGATTTACCAAGGCAATCGGAAACACATTAATTGATCAAAGCGTCTTATCCGAAACAATGGGCATACTGAGCCCAgcaattttgaataatcttgaattcGTCTATTTACTGAATTCTATCAATAAGGAAGTGGTAATGTTCGACAAAAATTCGAAAGTAATGTTTGAAGCTGATATTCTTGTGAACTTAGGTGTTCCTGGCTCAACATCGGGTGAAGGTAAATTAGAACAGTATTCCACACTAACTGGGTATCCAGAAAATTTCTTGCCTCATTTTGGTTTGTCTTTCTTTACTAGGTACCTTCAGCCATATAGTAAGGTTGGAAATTGGTTGGTTAGCCGTGTAGCTAACAGTGCTAATCCGAACACTCAAAACGGGTTGAAAGTAATCTACGATTGGGATTTTGAACAGATTGTTATGTGCCACGgtaatattattgatagGAATGCTAAGCTGGCATTCAAGAACGTTTACCAATCTGTACTTGAGTAA
- a CDS encoding DEHA2D02706p (similar to CA1280|IPF10828 Candida albicans): MTVDLQIEAKQELTTHPIFLSYSGKYEKHTRDNNQPLIQENIWPILTGETLIGTGKINYRGDSMYMIDDKYLGSENDIEELGPQDNNRSYTFFHLGHRLSGHEKIIHGGLLATMLDELTCRLAFQNNHSGSGVTANLNINYRQPCFVNTFVLIKCEVLRKVGRKCVVKGHVYKVDLDDENVEVERSENLLTECECLVIEPKWVKELKHD; encoded by the coding sequence ATGACTGTCGATTTGCAAATAGAAGCTAAGCAGGAACTTACTACACACCCTATCTTTCTATCATATTCAGGAAAATATGAGAAACATACTAGAGATAATAATCAACCGTTAATACAAGAGAATATCTGGCCCATACTTACAGGAGAAACGCTTATTGGAACCGGCAAGATCAACTATAGAGGAGATTCTATGTACATGATAGATGATAAGTATCTTGGTtctgaaaatgatattgaagaattaggtCCCcaagataataatagatCGTACACTTTTTTTCACTTGGGCCATAGATTATCCGGTCATGAGAAGATAATACATGGCGGTCTATTGGCTACAATGCTAGATGAATTGACTTGTAGATTAGcctttcaaaataatcattCCGGATCCGGGGTTACAGCTAACTTAAACATTAATTATAGACAACCATGTTTTGTAAACACTTTTGTTTTAATTAAATGTGAGGTGTTACGTAAAGTGGGCAGAAAGTGCGTTGTAAAGGGACATGTCTACAAGGTTGATTTGGACGACGAAAATGTGGAAGTTGAACGGTCTGAGAATTTGTTGACCGAATGTGAATGTTTAGTTATCGAACCTAAATGGgttaaagaattaaaacATGATTAG